One genomic segment of Cellulophaga sp. HaHaR_3_176 includes these proteins:
- the ruvB gene encoding Holliday junction branch migration DNA helicase RuvB yields the protein MNENLDPTGQNFSSEEVDIDRALRPISFGDFAGQDQILENLKVFVEAANLREEALDHTLFHGPPGLGKTTLAHILANELGVGIKITSGPVLDKPGDLAGLLTNLSERDVLFIDEIHRLSPIVEEYLYSAMEDYKIDIMIETGPNARSVQINLNPFTLIGATTRSGLLTSPMRARFGIQSRLQYYSTELLSTIVERSSEILKMPITQEAAIEIAGRSRGTPRICNALLRRVRDFAQIKGNGKIDIEIARFALKALNVDAHGLDEMDNKILITLIDKFKGGPVGITTIATAVSESAETIEEVYEPFLIQQGFIMRTPRGREVTDLAYKHLGRIKGNVQGGLF from the coding sequence ATGAATGAAAATTTAGATCCAACCGGCCAAAACTTCTCTTCAGAAGAAGTTGATATAGATAGAGCATTAAGGCCTATAAGTTTTGGTGATTTTGCAGGTCAAGATCAAATATTAGAGAATCTAAAAGTTTTTGTTGAAGCAGCAAATTTACGTGAAGAAGCTCTAGATCATACACTTTTTCATGGCCCTCCAGGTTTAGGAAAAACGACATTAGCTCATATTTTAGCAAATGAATTAGGCGTAGGTATAAAAATTACCTCAGGTCCAGTTTTGGATAAGCCAGGAGATTTGGCAGGACTTTTAACAAACCTGTCTGAACGCGATGTTTTGTTTATTGATGAAATTCATCGTTTAAGTCCGATTGTAGAAGAGTATTTGTATTCTGCAATGGAAGATTACAAAATAGATATTATGATTGAAACAGGGCCGAATGCACGCTCTGTTCAAATAAATTTAAATCCGTTTACTTTAATTGGTGCGACTACACGTTCAGGTTTACTAACATCTCCTATGCGTGCTCGTTTTGGAATTCAAAGTAGGCTGCAATACTACTCAACTGAACTATTGTCGACAATTGTAGAGCGTAGTTCGGAAATATTGAAAATGCCTATAACACAAGAGGCAGCTATTGAAATAGCAGGAAGAAGTAGAGGGACGCCTCGTATTTGTAATGCTCTATTACGTAGAGTTCGAGATTTTGCTCAGATAAAAGGTAATGGTAAAATCGATATTGAAATTGCTCGTTTTGCTTTAAAAGCTTTAAATGTAGATGCACATGGTTTAGATGAAATGGATAATAAAATACTAATCACTTTAATAGATAAATTTAAAGGAGGTCCAGTGGGTATTACTACTATTGCAACTGCAGTTTCTGAAAGTGCAGAGACAATTGAAGAAGTATACGAGCCTTTTTTAATACAACAAGGTTTTATTATGCGAACTCCACGTGGTCGAGAGGTAACAGATTTGGCATATAAACATTTAGGCAGAATAAAAGGGAACGTACAAGGAGGTTTGTTTTAA
- a CDS encoding cytochrome P450 translates to MKNSRRILKNPLPFHYENFEKFGDIFRIKAGNSDEIVFTRSPKLIKHILQKKHKKYYKSSLQTKDLAKYIGHGILTSNGEHWRTHRRMVQPAFHKQKLHNLMSTVRSVIVSELKEVKVGKTIDVYPLMSNLAFQVVAKSLFSSEDIQDQMHKLQHITEVNQRMLIKEMRQPYLKWWFQLNGSIKKHLQLAKNAQLLLSNIIDERRNTKQEKDDLLDMLLQARYEDGKPMPQEQLIDEVLILFTAGHETTANALSFLFFLLAKHPEKQEKVYQEIKNVNLEGDNVLSVIVELKYTQSCIEEAMRMYPPAYIIDRVAIEDDEFEGKHIPKDMVLLMSIYELHRYKGYWKEPDAFIPERFQELDKKEYQDYYYPFGAGPRMCVGNNFAMFEMILAVAEVLKKHIISTELSEVDINPLISLKPVAVPLKFQVR, encoded by the coding sequence GTGAAGAATAGTAGGCGTATTCTTAAAAATCCTTTGCCTTTTCATTATGAAAATTTTGAAAAATTTGGAGATATTTTTAGAATAAAAGCAGGTAATTCTGACGAGATTGTTTTTACGCGTAGCCCAAAGTTAATTAAGCATATTCTTCAAAAGAAACATAAAAAATATTACAAGTCGTCATTGCAAACAAAAGACCTTGCTAAATATATAGGGCATGGTATTTTAACTTCAAATGGTGAGCACTGGCGTACGCATAGGCGAATGGTGCAGCCAGCATTTCACAAGCAAAAACTTCATAATTTAATGAGTACTGTTCGTTCAGTAATAGTGTCAGAATTAAAAGAAGTTAAAGTGGGTAAAACTATAGATGTTTATCCGTTGATGAGCAACCTTGCTTTTCAAGTAGTAGCAAAATCTCTTTTTAGTAGCGAAGATATTCAAGATCAGATGCATAAACTTCAACATATTACTGAGGTAAATCAGCGAATGTTGATCAAAGAAATGCGACAGCCTTATTTAAAATGGTGGTTTCAGCTAAATGGGAGTATCAAGAAGCACTTGCAATTGGCAAAAAATGCGCAGCTATTACTTAGTAATATTATTGACGAAAGAAGAAACACTAAACAAGAGAAAGATGATTTGCTAGATATGTTGTTACAGGCAAGGTATGAAGACGGCAAGCCAATGCCTCAAGAGCAGCTTATTGATGAAGTTTTAATATTGTTTACAGCAGGGCATGAAACTACAGCTAATGCATTAAGTTTTTTATTCTTCTTACTAGCTAAGCATCCTGAGAAACAAGAAAAGGTGTATCAAGAAATTAAGAATGTCAATTTAGAGGGTGATAATGTTTTGTCAGTAATTGTTGAATTAAAATACACACAAAGTTGCATTGAAGAAGCAATGCGAATGTACCCGCCTGCATATATAATAGATAGAGTTGCTATTGAAGATGATGAGTTTGAGGGAAAGCATATTCCAAAAGATATGGTTTTGCTTATGAGTATTTATGAGCTGCATAGGTACAAAGGGTATTGGAAAGAACCTGACGCGTTTATTCCAGAGCGCTTTCAAGAGTTAGATAAAAAAGAATATCAAGATTATTATTACCCTTTCGGAGCAGGACCTAGAATGTGTGTAGGTAATAATTTTGCAATGTTTGAAATGATTTTAGCAGTTGCTGAAGTGTTAAAAAAACATATAATTTCTACAGAATTAAGTGAAGTAGATATTAATCCATTAATTTCTTTAAAACCAGTAGCTGTCCCTTTGAAATTTCAGGTCAGATAG
- the queG gene encoding tRNA epoxyqueuosine(34) reductase QueG, whose translation MIGKEKYTKMIKDEAKRLGFMSCGISKAGFLEEEAPRLEKWLKNNRNGEMQYMENHFDKRLDPRLLVDDSKSVVSLLLNYYPEEQQVGDSFKISKYAYGQDYHHVIKTKLRQLQEFISEEIGEVGGRAFVDSAPVMDKAWAAKSGLGWIGKHSNLLTQKVGSFYFIAELIIDLELEYDHAVTDHCGTCTACIDSCPTQAIVDPHIVDGSKCISYFTIELKNEIPAAFQGKFDDWAFGCDVCQDVCPWNRFSKPHKEPLFNPNPDLLSMTKKDWKEITEDVFRKVFQKSPVKRTKFSGLQRNIKFLDD comes from the coding sequence ATGATAGGAAAAGAGAAATACACAAAGATGATTAAAGATGAAGCTAAAAGGCTTGGCTTTATGTCTTGTGGTATTTCTAAGGCAGGTTTCTTAGAGGAAGAAGCGCCAAGATTAGAAAAGTGGTTGAAAAATAATCGAAATGGTGAAATGCAATACATGGAGAATCATTTTGACAAGAGGTTAGATCCAAGGTTGTTAGTAGATGATTCAAAATCTGTAGTTTCTTTATTATTAAATTATTATCCGGAAGAGCAACAGGTTGGTGATTCTTTTAAAATTTCAAAATACGCATATGGGCAAGATTATCATCATGTAATTAAAACTAAGTTAAGGCAACTTCAAGAATTTATCTCAGAAGAGATAGGAGAAGTTGGTGGTAGAGCTTTTGTTGATTCAGCACCTGTAATGGATAAGGCATGGGCTGCAAAAAGTGGTTTAGGTTGGATAGGGAAACATAGTAATTTACTAACCCAAAAAGTAGGTTCGTTTTATTTTATAGCAGAATTAATTATTGATTTAGAGTTGGAATATGACCATGCGGTAACAGACCATTGTGGTACATGTACAGCTTGCATAGATTCTTGCCCAACACAAGCTATCGTAGATCCTCATATTGTAGATGGTAGTAAATGTATTTCATACTTTACAATCGAATTAAAAAATGAAATTCCAGCAGCGTTTCAAGGTAAATTTGATGATTGGGCTTTTGGTTGTGATGTTTGTCAAGATGTTTGCCCTTGGAATAGATTTTCTAAACCACATAAAGAGCCACTTTTTAATCCTAATCCAGATTTGCTTTCGATGACAAAAAAAGATTGGAAAGAAATTACCGAAGATGTGTTTAGAAAAGTGTTCCAGAAATCACCAGTAAAACGAACTAAATTTTCTGGACTTCAAAGAAATATTAAATTTTTAGATGATTGA